A window of the Alnus glutinosa chromosome 4, dhAlnGlut1.1, whole genome shotgun sequence genome harbors these coding sequences:
- the LOC133865993 gene encoding LOW QUALITY PROTEIN: aspartyl protease APCB1 (The sequence of the model RefSeq protein was modified relative to this genomic sequence to represent the inferred CDS: substituted 1 base at 1 genomic stop codon), with translation MDSDESPKPIKGVFIISLPPPDNPSLGKTITAFTFSNNPQSQTQNHDQQNHRNIHQDAPLPPPNPPSQLSFSISRPFLVTPRKLLGFLGISLFALVLYSSVSSQTLRESRGSEDDPRPTSFLFPLYPKWGTPQVDVKLKLGRLVGIDKGDMVSPIEDGRESHMKLFASKAKVDSTSILPVRGNIHPDGLYYTYILVGSPPKRYFLDMDTGSDLTWIQCDAPCTSCAKGPNALYKPTRGNIVLPKDLLCMEVPRNQEAGYCESCQQCDYEIQYADKSSSLGVLARDELHLMMANGSWTNLNVVFGCAYDQQGLLLNTLAKTDGILGLSRAKVSLPSXLANKGIINNVVGHCLTADAGGGYMFLGDDFVPQWGMAWVPMLNSPSIDSYHTVIVRMNYGSRLLKLGVADSRAGRVVFDSGSSFTYFTQQAYSDLVASLGDVSGLRLIQDTSDPTLPICWRAKFPIRSVMDVQHFFKTITLQFGSKWWIVSTKLQIPPEGYLIINNKGNVCLGILDGSEVHDGSTIILGDVSLRGQLVVYDNVNQKIGWTRSDCIRSRRSKSLHFV, from the exons ATGGATTCCGATGAGTCCCCTAAACCAATTAAAGGGGTTTTCATAATCTCTCTTCCACCACCAGACAACCCCTCACTTGGCAAAACCATCACTGCCTTCACTTTCTCCAACAACCCCCAATCCCAAACCCAAAACCATGACCAACAAAACCATCGAAACATCCACCAAGACGCTCCTCTCCCACCTCCAAACCCTCCAAGTCAACTTTCATTCTCAATCAGCAGACCCTTCCTCGTCACCCCAAGAAAGCTCCTGGGCTTTCTGGGTATCTCTCTTTTTGCTCTTGTCCTTTATAGTTCTGTATCTTCTCAGACCCTCCGAGAATCTCGCGGCTCAGAGGATGATCCTAGACCCACGTCGTTTCTCTTTCCTTTGTACCCAAAATGGGGGACTCCACAAGTGGATGTGAAGCTGAAGTTGGGGAGGCTTGTGGGTATTGATAAAGGGGATATGGTTTCTCCAATTGAGGATGGGAGGGAATCCCACATGAAATTGTTTGCTTCTAAGGCAAAAGTTGATTCCACTTCCATTTTACCTGTCAGAGGCAATATACATCCAGATGG ATTGTATTACACATACATACTTGTTGGTAGTCCTCCAAAGCGTTATTTTCTTGACATGGATACAGGGAGTGACTTGACGTGGATACAGTGTGATGCTCCTTGCACTAGCTGCGCTAAG GGACCAAATGCTTTGTACAAGCCAACAAGAGGCAACATAGTACTTCCCAAGGACCTCTTGTGCATGGAAGTTCCTAGAAATCAAGAGGCTGGATATTGTGAAAGTTGCCAACAATGTGACTATGAGATTCAATATGCAGATAAAAGCTCCTCTTTAGGGGTTCTTGCTAGAGATGAGCTTCATCTAATGATGGCAAATGGATCATGGACCAATTTAAATGTTGTTTTTGG GTGTGCATATGATCAGCAAGGATTACTTTTAAATACTCTGGCAAAGACCGATGGTATCCTCGGGCTAAGCAGAGCTAAAGTTAGCTTACCTTCCTAGTTGGCAAACAAGGGAATCATTAACAATGTGGTCGGTCATTGTCTTACCGCTGATGCAGGTGGTGGATATATGTTCTTAGGTGATGATTTTGTGCCGCAATGGGGTATGGCATGGGTCCCTATGCTTAATAGCCCTTCCAT AGATTCTTATCATACAGTGATCGTGAGAATGAATTACGGAAGCAGGCTTCTCAAATTAGGTGTGGCAGACAGCAGAGCAGGACGTGTAGTTTTTGATAGTGGTAGTTCTTTTACATATTTTACGCAACAAGCGTATTCTGATTTAGTTGCTTCT CTTGGAGATGTCTCTGGGTTAAGACTCATCCAAGATACATCAGATCCAACATTGCCTATTTGTTGGCGAGCTAAATTCCCAATCAG ATCTGTGATGGATGTTCAGCATTTCTTTAAGACTATAACCCTTCAGTTTGGGAGCAAATGGTGGATTGTTTCCACAAAGCTTCAAATTCCTCCAGAGGGCTACTTGATCATTAAT AACAAAGGCAATGTGTGCTTGGGTATCCTTGATGGAAGCGAAGTACATGATGGATCAACAATTATACTTGGAG ACGTCTCATTGCGCGGGCAACTGGTTGTATACGACAATGTGAACCAGAAAATCGGCTGGACACGATCAGATTGCATCAGGTCGCGAAGATCGAAGAGTCTCCACTTCGTTTGA